A genomic region of Notamacropus eugenii isolate mMacEug1 chromosome 3, mMacEug1.pri_v2, whole genome shotgun sequence contains the following coding sequences:
- the STAC3 gene encoding SH3 and cysteine-rich domain-containing protein 3 isoform X2, whose protein sequence is MTEKEVLDSPKSFPTETPKSGLQRLKQLFRKESVERKEMEPPSEPQANGEAVGAQGGPIYYIYEEEEEEEEEEEEPPPEPPKLVNDKPHKFKDHFFKKPKFCDVCARMIVLNNKFGLRCKNCKTNIHEHCQSFVEMQRCFGKIPPGFRRAYSSPLYSDQQYACVKDLLSNRNDPVFETLRTGVIMANKERKKGQADKKNPLAAMMEEEPEASKTEQGKPQAGNPEGDKKTDKKAAEDKNKQPGFQQSHYFVALYRFKALEKDDLDFPPGEKITVIDDSNEEWWRGKIGEKVGFFPQNFIIRVRAGERVHRVTRSFVGNREIGQITLKKDQIVVQKGDEAGGYVKVYTGRKVGLFPTDFLEEI, encoded by the exons ATGACAGAAAAAGAGGTTCTGGATTCTCCCAAATCTTTCCCAACAGAAACACCAAAGAGTGGG CTACAAAGGCTGAAGCAATTATTCAGGAAGGAGTCtgtagaaagaaaggagatggagcCCCCCTCTGAGCCCCAGGCCAATGGAGAGGCAGTAGGGGCTCAGGGGGGACCCATCTACTACATatatgaggaggaggaagaggaagaagaggaggaagaggagccaCCCCCTGAACCCCCTAAGCTTGTCAATGACAAGCCCCACAAGTTCAAAGATCATTTCTTCAAGAAGCCCAAATTCTGTGATGTCTGTGCCAGAATGATTGTTC TTAACAACAAATTTGGGCTACGATGCAAGAACTGCAAAACCAATATCCATGAACACTGCCAATCCTTTGTGGAGATGCAGAGATGCTTTGGCAAGATT CCCCCTGGTTTCCGCCGAGCCTACAGTTCTCCACTCTATAGTGACCAGCAGTATGCCTGTGTCAAGGACCTACTGT CCAACCGAAATGACCCTGTTTTTGAGACACTTCGAACTGGAGTGATCATGGCAAACAAAGAGCGGAAGAAGGGACAAGCAGACAAGAAGAAC CCCCTAGCAGCCATGATGGAAGAGGAGCCAGAAGCCTCCAAAACTGAGCAAGGAAAACCCCAAGCTG GAAATCCAGAGGGAGACAAGAAGACTGACAAAAAGGCAGCTGAGGATAAA AACAAGCAACCTGGATTCCAGCAGTCTCACTACTTTGTGGCGCTCTATCGGTTCAAGGCTTTGGAAAAGGATGATTTGGACTTCCC ACCTGGAGAGAAGATCACAGTCATCGATGACTCTAATGAGGAGTGGTGGCGG GGCAAGATTGGGGAGAAGGTTggatttttcccccaaaatttcaTCATCCGAGTCAGGGCTGGTGAGCGTGTGCACCGAGTGACTAGATCCTTTGTGGGAAACCGTGAAATTGGGCAGATAACGCTCAAGAAGGACCAG ATCGTGGTGCAGAAAGGGGACGAAGCTGGTGGCTATGTCAAAGTCTACACTGGTCGGAAGGTGGGGCTATTTCCCACTGACTTCCTGGAGGAAATCTAG
- the STAC3 gene encoding SH3 and cysteine-rich domain-containing protein 3 isoform X1: MKNQQWDPHSCRMTEKEVLDSPKSFPTETPKSGLQRLKQLFRKESVERKEMEPPSEPQANGEAVGAQGGPIYYIYEEEEEEEEEEEEPPPEPPKLVNDKPHKFKDHFFKKPKFCDVCARMIVLNNKFGLRCKNCKTNIHEHCQSFVEMQRCFGKIPPGFRRAYSSPLYSDQQYACVKDLLSNRNDPVFETLRTGVIMANKERKKGQADKKNPLAAMMEEEPEASKTEQGKPQAGNPEGDKKTDKKAAEDKNKQPGFQQSHYFVALYRFKALEKDDLDFPPGEKITVIDDSNEEWWRGKIGEKVGFFPQNFIIRVRAGERVHRVTRSFVGNREIGQITLKKDQIVVQKGDEAGGYVKVYTGRKVGLFPTDFLEEI, translated from the exons atgaaaaatCAACAGTGGGATCCCCACTCTTGCAGGATGACAGAAAAAGAGGTTCTGGATTCTCCCAAATCTTTCCCAACAGAAACACCAAAGAGTGGG CTACAAAGGCTGAAGCAATTATTCAGGAAGGAGTCtgtagaaagaaaggagatggagcCCCCCTCTGAGCCCCAGGCCAATGGAGAGGCAGTAGGGGCTCAGGGGGGACCCATCTACTACATatatgaggaggaggaagaggaagaagaggaggaagaggagccaCCCCCTGAACCCCCTAAGCTTGTCAATGACAAGCCCCACAAGTTCAAAGATCATTTCTTCAAGAAGCCCAAATTCTGTGATGTCTGTGCCAGAATGATTGTTC TTAACAACAAATTTGGGCTACGATGCAAGAACTGCAAAACCAATATCCATGAACACTGCCAATCCTTTGTGGAGATGCAGAGATGCTTTGGCAAGATT CCCCCTGGTTTCCGCCGAGCCTACAGTTCTCCACTCTATAGTGACCAGCAGTATGCCTGTGTCAAGGACCTACTGT CCAACCGAAATGACCCTGTTTTTGAGACACTTCGAACTGGAGTGATCATGGCAAACAAAGAGCGGAAGAAGGGACAAGCAGACAAGAAGAAC CCCCTAGCAGCCATGATGGAAGAGGAGCCAGAAGCCTCCAAAACTGAGCAAGGAAAACCCCAAGCTG GAAATCCAGAGGGAGACAAGAAGACTGACAAAAAGGCAGCTGAGGATAAA AACAAGCAACCTGGATTCCAGCAGTCTCACTACTTTGTGGCGCTCTATCGGTTCAAGGCTTTGGAAAAGGATGATTTGGACTTCCC ACCTGGAGAGAAGATCACAGTCATCGATGACTCTAATGAGGAGTGGTGGCGG GGCAAGATTGGGGAGAAGGTTggatttttcccccaaaatttcaTCATCCGAGTCAGGGCTGGTGAGCGTGTGCACCGAGTGACTAGATCCTTTGTGGGAAACCGTGAAATTGGGCAGATAACGCTCAAGAAGGACCAG ATCGTGGTGCAGAAAGGGGACGAAGCTGGTGGCTATGTCAAAGTCTACACTGGTCGGAAGGTGGGGCTATTTCCCACTGACTTCCTGGAGGAAATCTAG